The nucleotide window ATACGCCCATAGGCGCTTTCGCGAGCAGCGCGCCACTTCACCTTCCTGGGCCGATTCCGGCCAATCCGACCACCAATCTGACCTGGTATTGTCCCAAAACacttctacacctcgagagctttccatagacatcaagaacaccaaaatccatcaagcggtttgtctaatttttgttcggaaagttttagtccattttgacTTTCGAACTAGATTTCTAGAAAACTGTAAACCCCATCAAAAATTCGAGAGTACCGGAGCACTCCACTCATCAAGAACTTCGtggcaatacccatttcaaatttttccgatacAGTTTTTCGGTGGTCCCCCGAGACTTCACagtatttttctgagcattaaatgagtttagaaattccgtaaaaattatatactaacccccgtgttgtgggcttcgcatAGGTACTTTCAATTCATGGAAATTCAATAGTTGCTCGGGTCTGTAATTTTGGGCCGGCCAGACAGGCTACCAAAAAAGTTTTCGAATTGGGTCGAGGTTATAGGCTATTCCACCGTTTTCAGACGTCCCGGGCGCGTCTCCTGtgtcggaattggcataggtaaacccgaacccccactttttttaattatttagtgcttgatttcgattaaaaatctataaaatatttgtagtaggttagaaaaatataattccttttgcgttaactctataatattgctaagaaccgcgggacaaaattttagaattttaaagGTCATTTGGGTggtttttgcaaaaggggtaattatagggactaaattataattttttaaattgtgatTGTTAACTGTTTGGGtgagcccaggaggggccatgtgatgtgattgagttacgGATGTGTgtcttgtgaatatagaagtgcaatttgaaccctttttcaggttgggtaggtcctaggtataggagagactctgcagGATTTTTGACACGAtctagggtgtctttggtctttttcaaGCTTGTATCgagttaaatatattaaataatttcaatgaaatttgtcaggtgagccaggacagccttcctccttcgcccagccgccgcagtgacctcggttaagttagtgagtaaaatattaattttaattataatttcgatattattatatattcaagcatgctcatgcatcatttataaatatgtatctatgtagttaaacactaggtacgttttatattgcattcataattgatgaagtgccatggatgttgtttatggtaatttggagcagtgtgtatgcgttggcgtgcgtgtggtatggtattggatatggacaggacaggtaaacatggcttgagagacactcgctgggacccggtcctttataGATAAGTCGGCGTAGACACGACTTAAGAAACACTCGTTGGGACTCCGCActtgatttattaagcgaaagtccggcttgagagacactcgctggcagaggctGAATTAAgatagctgtataggggatcagctcccatatatgtactatttGAATAGTGTTGAGtgggtgagtgctctaaattgcctttttagtactatgatgtggtttgtatgaaaataATGATGATATTGCATTACATTCCTTGGGATGCATTAACTTTagttagctatagaaattgtggttaaaattagtattttactctctgagtcgaatgctcactcatgttcatctatttttttcaggctataggaggattatttgttgtggctaacctgttcttcttcttcgcaggtccattaatagtatttaatgtattttatacaattgagttaaattttagactccacatgtgttagaagtacttatttttattttgggcctgtattataaaagttatgttgaacttataaaattattaaatgtaTGCATGAAGGTATTGAATGAGTGAGCTGAGCTTCcgtttgagttatgacattttgattatgtgaaaagtgagttgagctccccaatttattatacatTTTGTTTACAAGTCTAGCGAGTTAAAAACTCCCAAttcaatggtccattttatggctggactctgtccggttgaattcttgaaattgagacCAAATGGGTCTTAGAATtggattgaggaatagttaggcttactaccggCCTAGGGGGTTTTACGCTGACtcaagtcctagtgtcggtccagcacataggttgggtcgtgacaacatTACTTGgtaattatctttttattttgttGACTTTTAATCTTGTaactattttaagttttagtttgaattttatttaatttttataatttgaaaACACAATTATATAGtatctttattttcaaaattttaaattattttctttgataatagtaatttctttctttttttaaatatattaattaataaaaaaattgatttgaattgaaaagatgaattaaaaaataaatagaataaaaatataaagattagCTAATGTATTTTTTGAATAATTTTAATCAATCATTTttcaattttagttatttttattttgctattataaaatttttgaactctaattttatttgacaaaaaTTTTTCTGACATGTAATAGAAAATTTTTAggttaaaatgaataaaattacACATTTATTCTCTCAAAAAGAATAAAATCACTATTTTTCTCCTTTTCACTCTTTTTTTACattaatgattaaattaattaataaatatttttaataaaattattaattttatatataatttattattaattaaaatttaacttataaaaacttagaaaaaataataagaaattttaaatttttaaatattattttattaatatgtgatattttattaatattttaatttttattcaatttaagaaagaaaaatgaaaatgacaAAGTGATAATTTtatctttaaaaaataaaaaaataattttattatttttaacttattatagGTGAAaagatttttatgaaattaaaatttaaaaatttgataataataaattaaagattAGGATGAAAGTAAAACAAGACAATCAATAATAATTGCTctgtatttattaaaataaaataattaattttattaaaataggtggaataactaataatttttccttttttaatttttttgttataaaaaaaaaacgaCTGTTTGCTTTGAATCGGGAGAATTGGAGATGGACATGGACGCAATAACAGATAAATATTGGAAAAAAATTAACGCTTTCATGActtttgctctctctctctctctctctctctctctctctagagaCTCTGAACTCTCTCCTTGTTTGGTTTCTCTCCTTCCCTGCTCTGCCAAACACTTTCACTGTGCCATTTCTTTTCTTTGAGGAAGAAAACACAAGCGAAAGAAAGTAAATAGAGAAACACAAGCACACCAAGTCTCTCAGTTGCTTATTCTTTGGCTTCTGGGTAAAAGGTTGTGTTTGGACTCGGCTGATACTTCGTTTTAGACGCTCTACGCTCAAAAGGGTATACTTCTTCTTCCATCGCATTTTTCCCCCTTTTCCCCTCTATTTTctgtttaatttttgattttcttACCAATTTTGCATGTAATTTCTTCTCAATATGTAAGTTGCTCGAAATTTTCTCCTTCATTTGTTTCTTGGTTTTGGGAgctgatttttttttgtttttttctttttttagggTTTTAGCTCTCATTCTCTTTAACAAGGGTGGTTGGGTTGGTTGTTAAATTTCTATACGAATTTTGGTTGCTATTCTATACTTTTTACTACAGAAATGACTAGTAATGAAATGGTGTATGCCAAAGAAGCGGGGAAAGATGTGGACGAAACACTCAATATCAATCTAAATGATGCACTACTTGAAGGGGAAGCCAAAGAGCATCCTTTGTCTCACCCTGGGGATCAGGAAGCTCAAAACCCAGttgaaaatgggaaaatgagggcTGAGGACAAGGATGATGTTACCGAAGATGCAATGGACTGCGCAGTTGTTCAAGTAGAAGAACAAATCCCAGCTGAAAAGGTTGCAGATGCTCCTGGTGCCAAAAGTCCTGAGACTTTTCATAACAAGGATGAAAAAGCTGTTAGCGATAGTAAAATCCATGAAAATGAAACTAGTGGTGGTAACATCCAAGCCAAAGCCAATGCCAATGGAATGCATGGTGACCTTCAAGATGTGAAATTTAATTCTGAGGATAATGCTGACAATGGTGCCAATGAAATTAACAATGACGCGGATGTTAAAAATGAGGATAGTCATATCCATCTCTTGAATGAGAAGTCTTTACATGATGGGAAAGTTGATGATGATATGAATGTGGAGGCAGTGAAAGATGTGGTGACCAAGGTGGACTTGTCTCCACCACAGATTAAAAAGGAGATGCCAAAACCCAACTTGGATGAAGAGTATGAAGCCACCATGAACACTCCAAACAAATCATTCCTTTTTGAACCTTCTTCAGCTGAGGGTTATGAGTCTGGAACAGAAGAGGAGCAAGCTGCGTTTATAAAGGAGGTTGAAACTTTTTATAAAGAAAATAACTTAGAATTCAAGGCCCCAAAGTTCTACAAAGAAGAATTGAATTTGCTCAAGTAAGTTgttattatttatttctaatttatttattattttgaaaGCTTATGTGCTATTCATTAGAAACCCTTCCAACTAAATGTTACTTATCCTGCCATTTCATTTAACTTAGGTTATGGAATGCAGTGGTCAAACTGGGAGGCTATGAACAGGTTTGCCTTCTTTCTGTCTCTATATGACAATTATTCCATCTCCTATCAGGCTTCATTTGTTTGCAATGCCTTGTAGAAGTACATGCCTTTGTTATAGTAAAAATATAGATCATATGTATAGTTCAAAGGATTAACTATGTCAGACATATTAGGCATATTAATTGATTCTTAATTTAGATTCTTCTTAATTGATTAACTATGTCAGACATATTAAACTTCTGGAACTTAAATTTCTCTCTTCTGTGTGTATGCACTTGTGTGCAGCTTATATATGTTTATTCAATTGAGCCATAAAAGCTTTCTACTTTATTATGATTGTGCTGTAATTTTGAGGTCAATATCATCTTATCTTTTCATATCCATATGGTGGATGGTAAATCTTATAGGTCAGAACAAGCTGACATGTATTCATatataaatgaataatacttgaaTTTAAGATTGGAAAGGGAACTAATCAGTCAATTTTTGTGATGAGTAATTCCCTTTCTGTATTTGTCAGTTTGCATTTCATTGAACAAGTTAAATAATTGGGAAATGTACCAATAAGTTTACCTTTCTTTTTTAAAGGAAAAAATATACAGAATTGAACTTTTATTTCCAATGAAATCTCTTTTGAGTTGTTTTCCCCAAATTAGTTTAAATTTATAAAACAAAACTTTTTTAATTGGAAATTTCTTAAAGGGGAAGGGGAAGCTAGTGTTTAAACCCTTGACTTCCTGTACTATGGGATAAGCACTAACTCACTAGACTACTAGGCCAATGgcaagacaaaataatttatgccCTTCATAATCCTTCCTATAAGCAGATTTACTAAAAGCTTCTGTCCCTTGTTATCTCCCTACCCCACCCCAAACACAATCGGACTGGCCACCCCCCCCCCAAACTGCTCTCTCTCACTCTCCTGCTTCAGAACTCAGATTAAAAGTATTACTACTAAtgttttttaatcaataactaaCAGTGTACAATTTGTTAAAATTCCAACTGTTCTATGTCCAATAATTTACTACACAACTTCAAATGCTTGGTACAGTTAAATGCGAACCTAATCAAACATTATTAACCCTTTTTCTATAATAAAGCATGTTACAGTAGTTCTTGACATACTGTCTTCTTGAAAGGACAAGTGAAAAACATATGATCCTTGTTTAGTTCTCTCATAATTAGCACTTTTTTTTTCTTAGTTAATAACTGGGTGTTTACTATTAACTATTTATGATAAAAGGATTACTGATAATGGCTtgacaataaaaataaattttaaaaagtagCAGGGTTTTGCGTGGTCTTTTTATGATGAATGGTATGGAGGATATTAAGAAAACTTCTTCTACAAAATTGAACTTGTTTGGAAAAAGAGTTTCAGAAAGTGAAGGTGTAAAGGTAAAAAATGTGTCTGACCTTTATGAATGGGTCCTTATTGGTACTTTTCCCTAAGGTACTTTTTTTGAACTGCTTTTCCCTAAATGACTTGCTAAATTGGGTTTTGTTTTTTTCATTATCATTATTTTCAGTATCTGCTTAGTTATCTTTCCACCACTTGCCGAAGAATATTGTTAACTTACTGTTGATCGAAAACACAAAATTTCTTAAATGTGGTTTGATGTGACTTTGCAATCACTTATAAATCTTTAGAAAATCTGTTTGTTGGTTCTGGGAAGGTATTATGAGGTTTCTTTTTTTGTTTGTGACCATTTACAGGTGACTTCATGCAAGTTATGGCGGCAAGTGGGAGAATCATTCAGACCCCCAAAGTAAGGATAACTCTGACTTTATTTGATATCTGACACTGACTTCTATATTATTGAACAGTTTCTGGTATTAGAAGAGAATTGCGTTTACCTTTTACATTTGGATGCTTAGATAGTAAATTATTGTGGTTGTCTGCGGATAATTGTGTTATTCTCATTGTTTGCAAGAGTTGAAAACTGATTGGATGATTATTGCTTTCATTGATGGTCATTGTCTCTTTGAGTTTGTTGGATTTACATGCAGGCAGGAAGTGTTCCTATAACTGTGATTCCATAAGTTTATTTACCAGAATCTTACAAACCCCCTCAATATCTATGCTCTGGTTTGAATATGAATGGTCAAATTTACCGCTTTTTTCATAACTTTTCTCAGTTAGTTTGGATTAAGTTAATTCTTCATTATGATTTTGATTGAACAGGACCTGCACTACTGTCTCGTGGACATTCCGAATTTTCTATGAGAAGGTTGTGCTCTAATTGCTAAGTATATCTATGGAAAAACTGTATCAATGATTGTCATCCTCATTGCATACATAATTTGTGTTAGGATCTACCAGAGATATTGAGTGGGTATAGGCACATTAAAAAAGATTTTCCATTTCTATATGTCATAAAACGAAGAATCTaacactctagtctaattaagtACTTTCAACATTCATGCTATTTGAAAGAGCTTTCAACATGGAGTGGAATTGTAGCTTTCTATTTCTTTTGTGCACTTCCTCAGGTTCATTTTTTGCAGGCATTACTTGAATAtgaaaagcataaaatgcattgtGGGGAGCTCCCTTTTTCTGATGCTTCCGTGACAGAGCCTATTAGGGTTGAAAATCAGGTAATCTGAAAATAGCTAATTCAGATAATTTTAGCCTGCGTCTTTTGTGTATCTAGACTATGGAGGTTTAAGTTTTGTTGATATATTCTTCAATTTTAGTATAACATCTATCAATGCAATGCGGTTGCACTGAGGACTTTAATCTTTAAGTAGAACAAATTGCTATGCGGAGGAGGATATGTTGCAGTAGGAAAGTTACGTTATAGGAGAGAAATTTTCTGGACTCCTTTTATGATGGTTCGAAAGTGGGAAGGTTGTCTGTTATAACACTAGATTGGTGTGGGGCCTGTTTCTGGTTGCCTTCTTTGAGGATTGGTTATTTAAGGCATGATTTTGATGTTGTAACCTTACTGGATAGCTTTGGTGCAAAATATACTCATTTCATTTGCTTTTGTTTTGCATATTTCCTTGCATGTTTGCTTCTATCTTTGTAATTTGAATGTAGATTCTGTTGCTTCCTTAGGtgaagattatatatatatatatatatatatatatatatatatatatatattatgttattCGTATGAATTTAAATTTGTTTCTGTCAGGAGTCAAGTTTATTTTCCTAATAAATTTCATTACAGGCACCAGGAAGTCAAGCTCCTGGATCAGGTAGGGCACGAAGGGATGCTGCAGCTCGTGCCATGCAGGGATGGCACTCCCAGCGTCTTCTTAATAATGGTCAGGTTTGTGATCCAATCATCAAGGTGTGTGGACAACTTCTAAACTTGATTAAAATTTTTGTTTGggatttatatttattaatttttgccTTGGTCTATCGCGTGTAGCATTGTCATCATTTCAGCAAGACCTTTTTCCTTAATTTgctatttcttttgttttctttttcttttttctttttgtgAGTTAGGACAAGAACTTGAATTCTACACCAAAGAGTGACAAGCAGCTAAAATCTAATGGTATGACTAATTAACTGGATCAGCATCTTCAGTACTTCAGATGCAAAATTGTTCTTTCTGAACTTGGATTGTTGACTCAGGTTTACTGAAGCGTAAAAAGCCATCGAATGTTGAGCGTGCTGTCCATGTTCCTCACATGAAAACAATGAAACTGCAGTTACGATCACTTGTTACTTTGTTGCCATAGGCATTGATTGATTGTGAAACATAATATCCTCAATTTGAAAGTGCTGAAATTGGCGTTTTCTTTTGGCAGGGCGGATACTATGGTCATTGACATTGGACCTCCAGCTGATTGGGTGAAGATCAATGTGCAAAGAACTGTAAGATTTTCTCTACTTCTAATTGTATTAGTTAGGATACTCTAATATATTGATCCTTAAACTTCTCATAGTGAGTTTAAAATTGGGTTTTAAATTTTTGACCATACACAGAATGACTGCTTTGAAATATATGCTTTAGTTCCAGGGCTTTTGCGTGAGGAGGTAAGACGCATCTCAAAGCCCTCTTTTTAATCTCATTTTGTCATCTCCTTTCACAACACCATGAACTTTTCTCATATTTTTTCAAGAACTTTGGTACAAGTTCTTGCTTTCTATGCCAATAATATTTACTTTTCAGGTGCATGTTCAATCTGATCCAGCAGGACGGTTGATTATATCTGGTCAACCAGAGCAACTGGATAATCCTTGGGGTGTCACACCCTTTAAAAAGGTTTGTGAAAGATTAATGGATTCAAGTTTCTTGTATTTGTGTGTGGTCCATCAGAGTTTCTTACCAAGTTTAGGTCACTTGGAGAGTATAAAGACCATTTTATTCACTAATTCAATTAAGTGTAAATACTGAAATATCActtttgtatgaagaacattataATGGAAGAAAATGAAAATCCGTGTAGATCTTGTTGATTccatgaattgaaaatgagtaccaTGTAGACTACTAGACTTTATACTGTTTATCCTAAACAAATTTAACATTGGTTTCTGCTTACAGGTTGTCAGCTTACCTTCAAGAATTGATCCACATCAGACATCTGCTGTGGTCACCCTGCATGGGCAGTTGTTTGTGCGTGTCCCATTTGAGCAGTCAGATGTGTAGAACCCAGAGATGGTTGTAACTTAAAGCACAGTTGGCCGTTATTccctccatgtcagaaaaagctAGTTTGGAGTAAAATTTTGTAGTGTAAGGAGTTTAGTCATTTCTCACAGTCGAAGCTTGAGACACTGGGTATATTTACATTTTAGTCTTTTTCATTCTGTAATTATAGTTTCTCACAACTATCTCTAAACGTGTTTTTTTATCATTTGCTTTCAATTGGAAGGAGGATTTGGTAGGGAATTAAATACATGCAAGTTCAACTATACTATTCTCATGTATTTTGAAATAGCCATTTGTTATGTTCTATCAGACAGCTGCTTTGTAAATCAAATTGGGCTAAGAAGTCTTTGCTTTGATTTTATCTTTTAGTTAAGAAGTCATATCCCTATCCAATAAGTTAGACAGCAAGGTCATGCAAATCTGGAGcaaaagatctagtgttggtagCCTTGATAATTATCTGATTTTAACTTAAGTGGACCATGTGTGTGAAGCATTCAAAATTTTAAGTGTAGAAGTTGGGGAATGGTGGTTTGGAAAATTGCAATCTCTATGCAAATTTGTTCTAATCgactgagatatgatatcaattgTCTTTGCAAAAACCACTTACCATAGTTTTTACATTAAACTATCACAGGTACATTTAACATAATGTTCTGTTTTATAAACATTGATGTTTCACTTGTCTTTTTCAATATTAATCAACTGTTTCCTGTGCCTCTTTTTGGCCCTTTTACTAGTTTACAACATATATTAGAAAGCTAaacgaaaaaggaaaaaaaaattgcaaaaattTCTTTTACTTGCTTGTTTCTTAGACCTCACGTCGATGATTTCTTCAATTCTACAATTGAATCTACAAGGACAGTAACATACATTATCCAAGACGTTTTGTGCTCATGGAAACTGAAATCCTGCCCCACTGCTATCAGTCGTTGCGTTTGCTGACGGCGGGCTAATGGCCATCCAGAGCAAAGAGATTGTGATTGCAATGAGACCAGACCAAACAAACACAATCGTCGGCGTTTTCCCTCTCCTTCCCATCAAACCTTTAGCAAAAGGATACAGATGAGCCAACACCCAGAAGCTAAAGAAAGCTCCACCGATGAACTTGCTCCATTGTGGAGTTGTGCTGTAAATTGTCCTTATAAAAGCAAAGCCAATGGCAATCATGTTGGTCATTGCAATGACAATTGGTGGAATCATTAGTGAAGTCCACTTTACCAGATACAATTCTGCATAAATATCATCATTGTCCTCTCCTGCAGACTTGGAAGTTAATGTGAAAGAAATTTCAATCCCTGCTATCACCTTGAGAAGGCCTTGCACAACAGCCGCGAGGTGAGCACTTGTTCCGGAGATGAGCCAGAATTGTTCATTCCTCCACCATTCCTCCAACCCTATACCGGACCATCTTAGCTCGAGGATAGCAAGCGAGATGAGGCAAATAGTTATGGTTAGGAGGTAGGCTAAAAATGCAATGCTAAGACGTTGCACAATGAAGAATCCTGAGAAAAGGGATAGCGCTGGCAGGAAGCAATATACAATCAGGAATATAGAAGTGAATGGGTAGATGCCTACGTTAAGATAGGCAAGGCGTTGAAGTATTTTGAGCTTCCTAGAGGCGAGAAAGGCATTGTTTCTAGAGAAGAAAATCTCAACAGAGCCTGTAGCCCAACGAAGGACCTGGTGGAGTCGATCGGTAAGGTTAATCGGAGCTGATCCACGAAATGCATCACGCTTGGTTACACAATAAACCGAGTGCCATCCCCGGTTGTGCATACGGTAACCTGTCACCACATCTTCTGTGACTGAACCATAAATCCATCCCACCCTATCACCCCATTCGGTCTTGTCCTCGTACCTATAAAACAGTAATTACATTCAATTTCATATAGAATTCCATTAAGCATAATGACTCATCAAACCAAGATTTTATCGGAAATGAATGCCTTGTGCCTGTCACATTGTTGTATTCTTTTTGAAGTTGAAATGAAAGTGAAAGGAAATCAAGAAACGCATACCAGCAAGAAATTGCAGAGACAGCTTCAGCAACAGTAGTGGCATCAAGCGGTTCGCGGGGCACCCTCAGAGCACCAGGTGGACGTCCATACTTGACAGCAGGATGATCAGCTAGGGGTCGGCCCAGGTATTCAGCAATGGGTATAGACTCTGCAAGCATTGTAGAATTTCCAAACCGTTTGGGTAGTAGATTCAGATCAAGATCAGGATCAAAGTCTGTTGTTGTCAGTGGACGAGTTTCAGCACCATCCTTATTCTTCTGCTCATACTTGTCAGGATTTGGAGGTTCAAATCCATACAATGCAAACCTTCTGAACATGCAACCAGTTCCCACATAAACTGGACCCTGTGCTCATCAAGCAAGaaaaattcattcccatttccTGAAAATGTCACACTTAGATCAAATTACAGTTTTGAGTAGACACCATCATTTACCTGCACGCCATCAAGGGCACGCATTTGTCCGTCGAAAAACACAGTATTGTGATTAGCATATCGATCAGAGGGATCAATGCCTTCAAATCTCTGGGGGAACTGAATGTAGCAAATGTTTTCACCGCCTCTGTCCATCATGAAGCACATTCCTTCTCTGACAGCTTTGCAGTTGTAGATATAGTGATCACAGTCCAGGTTGAGAATGAAGGGACCATTAGACAGAATTGCAGATGCTCTTACCAAAGCGTTCATGGCACCAGCTTTCTTGTTATGGTCGTAGCCTGGTCTCTTTTCACGCGAGACGTATACAAACATAGGAAGGCGAATGTCAACATCTGTGAAATCTATGATCTTGTCATCTGCACCCCCCATTAGCGGGTCAGGGCTAGGGGGCTTAAGCATCACCTGGATCCATATTCAACAATTATATGATGGAAATAGATTTcattagaaaagaaaaataaagaaggcaCCTGTAGTATTCCAGCATGGTCGCCTTTGGAATGTTCAGGAGCAGGGGAGGCCCAAGTTCCAGGCCAATGAGTTCCATCTGCCATCCAAGTGGCCTTTTGAATCTTTATAGGCTCCAAAGGGTCAGCTCCACTTTCCCTCATGTGCTTCAAcattttcatttcctctcttgcATTAAAAGCATCTGATCTCCTCCTGATAGAGTCTGGAAGTCCATTGATTCTCACCTTGAACTCATCGTACTCTCTCTTTATTCGTCTCCTGTCTTTCACAAAATCAGGCCTGCTTTTGTTCTTGGTTGGATCAACTTTTAGGCTGAAGTAGGTATCGGGAT belongs to Hevea brasiliensis isolate MT/VB/25A 57/8 chromosome 4, ASM3005281v1, whole genome shotgun sequence and includes:
- the LOC110642376 gene encoding AT-rich interactive domain-containing protein 5 isoform X2, with amino-acid sequence MTSNEMVYAKEAGKDVDETLNINLNDALLEGEAKEHPLSHPGDQEAQNPVENGKMRAEDKDDVTEDAMDCAVVQVEEQIPAEKVADAPGAKSPETFHNKDEKAVSDSKIHENETSGGNIQAKANANGMHGDLQDVKFNSEDNADNGANEINNDADVKNEDSHIHLLNEKSLHDGKVDDDMNVEAVKDVVTKVDLSPPQIKKEMPKPNLDEEYEATMNTPNKSFLFEPSSAEGYESGTEEEQAAFIKEVETFYKENNLEFKAPKFYKEELNLLKLWNAVVKLGGYEQVTSCKLWRQVGESFRPPKTCTTVSWTFRIFYEKALLEYEKHKMHCGELPFSDASVTEPIRVENQAPGSQAPGSGRARRDAAARAMQGWHSQRLLNNGQDKNLNSTPKSDKQLKSNGLLKRKKPSNVERAVHVPHMKTMKLQADTMVIDIGPPADWVKINVQRTNDCFEIYALVPGLLREEVHVQSDPAGRLIISGQPEQLDNPWGVTPFKKVVSLPSRIDPHQTSAVVTLHGQLFVRVPFEQSDV
- the LOC110642376 gene encoding AT-rich interactive domain-containing protein 5 isoform X1, coding for MTSNEMVYAKEAGKDVDETLNINLNDALLEGEAKEHPLSHPGDQEAQNPVENGKMRAEDKDDVTEDAMDCAVVQVEEQIPAEKVADAPGAKSPETFHNKDEKAVSDSKIHENETSGGNIQAKANANGMHGDLQDVKFNSEDNADNGANEINNDADVKNEDSHIHLLNEKSLHDGKVDDDMNVEAVKDVVTKVDLSPPQIKKEMPKPNLDEEYEATMNTPNKSFLFEPSSAEGYESGTEEEQAAFIKEVETFYKENNLEFKAPKFYKEELNLLKLWNAVVKLGGYEQVTSCKLWRQVGESFRPPKTCTTVSWTFRIFYEKALLEYEKHKMHCGELPFSDASVTEPIRVENQAPGSQAPGSGRARRDAAARAMQGWHSQRLLNNGQVCDPIIKDKNLNSTPKSDKQLKSNGLLKRKKPSNVERAVHVPHMKTMKLQADTMVIDIGPPADWVKINVQRTNDCFEIYALVPGLLREEVHVQSDPAGRLIISGQPEQLDNPWGVTPFKKVVSLPSRIDPHQTSAVVTLHGQLFVRVPFEQSDV
- the LOC110642368 gene encoding cellulose synthase-like protein D4 — translated: MASFSSQFSKKAMRTPGGSNGSQGSRSSNGQTVKFARRTSSGRYISLSREDLDMEGDISGDYMNYTVHIPPTPDNQPMDTSVAVKAEEQYVSNSLFTGGFNSVTRAHLMDKVIESEVTHPQMAGAKGSSCAMPACDGKIMKDERGHDVIPCECRFKICRDCYLDAQKETGLCPGCKEPYRVNGDYDDDVPDFSSGVLPLPAPNKGDNMTMMKRNQTGDFDHNRWLFETQGTYGYGNAFWPQDDKYGDDGDEGLKGGMEENTDKAWKPLSRKMTMPAAIMSPYRLLILVRFVVLAFFLNWRVNNPNEDARWLWLMSVVCEIWFAFSWILDQIPKLSPVNRSTDLDVLRDKFEMPSPSNPTGRSDLPGIDMFVSTADPEKEPPLVTANTILSILAVDYPVEKVSCYISDDGGALLTFEAMAEACSFADLWVPFCKKHNIEPRNPDTYFSLKVDPTKNKSRPDFVKDRRRIKREYDEFKVRINGLPDSIRRRSDAFNAREEMKMLKHMRESGADPLEPIKIQKATWMADGTHWPGTWASPAPEHSKGDHAGILQVMLKPPSPDPLMGGADDKIIDFTDVDIRLPMFVYVSREKRPGYDHNKKAGAMNALVRASAILSNGPFILNLDCDHYIYNCKAVREGMCFMMDRGGENICYIQFPQRFEGIDPSDRYANHNTVFFDGQMRALDGVQGPVYVGTGCMFRRFALYGFEPPNPDKYEQKNKDGAETRPLTTTDFDPDLDLNLLPKRFGNSTMLAESIPIAEYLGRPLADHPAVKYGRPPGALRVPREPLDATTVAEAVSAISCWYEDKTEWGDRVGWIYGSVTEDVVTGYRMHNRGWHSVYCVTKRDAFRGSAPINLTDRLHQVLRWATGSVEIFFSRNNAFLASRKLKILQRLAYLNVGIYPFTSIFLIVYCFLPALSLFSGFFIVQRLSIAFLAYLLTITICLISLAILELRWSGIGLEEWWRNEQFWLISGTSAHLAAVVQGLLKVIAGIEISFTLTSKSAGEDNDDIYAELYLVKWTSLMIPPIVIAMTNMIAIGFAFIRTIYSTTPQWSKFIGGAFFSFWVLAHLYPFAKGLMGRRGKTPTIVFVWSGLIAITISLLWMAISPPSANATTDSSGAGFQFP